From Zea mays cultivar B73 chromosome 3, Zm-B73-REFERENCE-NAM-5.0, whole genome shotgun sequence:
AATTGCAGAGACCAACCCACACCACAAGTACCAGCAGGAAGAAAACAGCTTGGGGGGGAATTTATGCATCGCCTGAGGTAAGTGATGCATCTGTTTCGAGTTCATCATTTGGCTCCCAAGTTTCTGAGTTGGCAATGTACTTAGATAGTGACCCAATCACTGTCTTTGATGATGGATTTGATATTCTAAGTTGGTGGCATGAGCATAAATCTAATTATCCTATCCTGTCTCTTTTGGCTAAGGATGTTTTAACTGTTCCTGTTTCAACTATCAGTTCCGAGTCTGTTTTTAGTCTTGCTGGCAGGTTGATTGAGGAGAGAAGGCGGTCTCTAACAAGTGAAATGGTGAAGATTCTGACTTGCTTAAAGGATTGGCAGCTAGGAGAGAGTCGGGAGTAGCACAACATTGCAAACAACGACATGGAAGAACACTACAAGAATACGTACTTGGATGAAGAACGCGAAACTCGTGTTGGTCGTAGTTAGATGTTTcttgtgatgtaattttacttttgttatgtaCTTGGACAATGAACTTTGAACTTATGAACTGCATCTAGTGGTTGCACTCTTTTCCCCTTCTGACCAAAGGGTtttttaatgaggcagccatTGCACAGCTCTAATAATATTAAGTTTGTTTTGGTCAAAAAATGTTTGTCTTCTATTTTGTTAGTTTGATCATATTTGATTGTATATTTCTAATTTTAGGCTTTTGTGTATTTTGGGCTCGATTCTATATTCTAGTCTCAATTTTGTATTTCAGGCCCAAATGTGTATTTCGGGCCATTTTTGTATTTCGGGCTTTTACTATTCTCAGGCCGCACAGCCCGAAATTAATACTGGGCCAGCCCGGCCGAAATTAAACGTGCCGGACCTTTTCGACCTTAGGTCggacggcccgaatgtacacTTGTATCCTTGGTTGCCTAGACCACCATTGACTTTGAAGGTGTTTCCTGAATCTTTTAGTGTTCTTTATTGGAGCACTTGTAGTTTGTACAATGTTTAACATTGGCGTGTTCAGGTTTAGGCCCGTCCGAATCAAATGCACAACTGTAGGTATAGCCAGATAAGATAATCGGTGGAGCTCAATGCAGGCTCGGGATTGGACGATTGTAGACATCACTAACAACATCAGAGGAGCGAGCTTGCGGTCAAAAACACAGATGGGCAACAACAACAACGAACACGAAACGAAACATACGGACACGAGACGACCACAGACGAAGATAAACCCCCTCTAGACTAGGGTGAACACGGTAGCAGAAGCGAACAAGATAACTAGGCCTCAGCGGACCCCACCGCTCAGTTCCTCCAGTTCCCGTCGTTGTTGCCGTAGCCGCCGCCGCGGTTTGCACCACCGTATCCCCCACCGCCGCCGTAGCCTCCACGACCACCGCcgtagcctccaccgccaccgccgtagCCGCCTCCATCACGGCGCCCGCCACCGTATCCGCCACCGCCGCCTCCACGGCCGCCGCGGGACTGGGCCTCGTTAACGGTGATGTTGCGGCCGTCGAGCTCCTTGCCGTTCATGCCCTCGATGGCGCTGCGCATCGCGTCCTCCGTGGAGAaggtgacgaagccgaagccgcggGACCTCTGCGTCTCCCGATCCAGGATGATCTGCGGGGGGAGAAAAGGCAGGTCAGACAGATCTGGATGAAACGTGGACGGATCTGGTGCGAGCGCGCCGAACGGACGAATGGAACTGAACGGACCTTCGACTCGAGGACCTCGCCGTAGGTGCTGAAGGCGTTGTTGAGGGAGTGGTCGTCGGTGGCCCAGGCGAGGCCGCCAACGAAGCAACGGTACTCAACGTCCGACGCCGCCATCTCTTCCCTCTCGCCCACGAACCAGAACCTGAACACGAACCGGTGGGGGAGGAGAAGCCAACCCACCTCTGAGAAAGCACGGAGAGGACGATGCCTCCCCCCGCCGCGCCTTTAATAGAGGCTGGGGATCCAGCTGTGGACGGCTTGTTGGGACCCGGAGCAGGTGGCCCCGACTGCGACGAGGCCGATGGGAAGCGTGGGGGTGGGGCCCAGCATGGCTGATCTTTGGCCGCTGCAGCAGCCCGCAAGCCAGGCCATCGAAAATATCTGGCGATGCGAAATGCCGATTCTGCCCTTGGCTGCCAGCatataggcccgcgccggcttggGCGACGACGTGGGTCCACGCAACACAACGAACGGACGAGATGACGGCACGGAAAGCGATTCCTCGCAACGGCATCATCTTGGCGATGGTGATGCCACTCGAGATGCCAACGGTACTGTGTTTGAATGCATATAAGAGTCCGttactaaaattagttgagacaagGAAACACTCTAGCTAATAATTTagttattagctatttttagtaaattagttaatatttAGATAATTATTTATTATCTATCTAATTTCACTAATAATTTTTAGACAACTAACTATTAGGTTTATAGTACATTTAGACACTCACATAATTTACTCGCATGCATATAGATAAAAACTCTATAGACCTTATTTAGATATTCTAATATTTaaaggtgtttgaatgcactagagctaatagttagtagctaaaattagctaagacatccaaacaccctaTCTAATAGTTCAATTATTAAttatttttggtaaattagttaatagttagctagctaatttcactaatAATTTTTAGTCAattaactattagttctagtgcattcaacCACCCCTTAAAACTAATAGCTAGTTGGCTAAAAATCattagtgaaattagctagctaataaatagctacctaactattaactattttactaaaaatagaaaataactgaactattagctacggggtttggatgtctcaactaattttagccactaactattaacTCTAGTGTATTCAAACACCTCCTTAATCTAATTTATATATATTGAGATAGGTTAGAGTAAATATTATAGTATCTAAATATAGTTATAGGGTGTCGGTTTCATTGTGAGTCTATATTCTCAAATATAAGTGCATTTTTTATTCTTAATTTGACAATTTTTCTTGTGGATACGAAAAGTTTATATCTGTGTACCCGCTTACctacattatatatatatatatatatataatatgtaaTTATGTGCTCACGGTATATCTATAGGTTTGTGGCACCATAGGTAGCTGATACAGGTAACATATTATACTCGTCGTGGGGTAACAAGTGTGGGTTTATTATTAACCTTGAGGGTACGGTTTGTAAACTCTATACCCGTGAGTTTCAACTCGTTGACATCCCTTAGATGCCACCAATCTTTAGAAAGGTTAGGACaaatgtaacacctcaaaattttGATTTTAGGTTTATtagttgttttccaaaaaaatcaAATTAAAGTGTCGTGTGATGAAAGATTATATATTGAAAGTGACTCTTTCAAAAAAAATAACAATAAACAAATAAATAGGTGGTATTAAAAGTTTGGTAGTTCAAAACTTAGATTTAAACTTTTAAACCTTCAATTTCAAACTCAAAgagaaataaaatagaaatatcCTCAACTATTTAATTGATGGAGCTATTCTTTTATGAATTAGGTGTTTAAAAACCTTCCCTAAAAAGGATTAAAGTAAAAGTACTTCTTAATAAAGATTATACATTAGAAAGTATTTTCTCTTAAAACAAATAAGTAATAAATATTgaacttttgaatgaacttttaaatTGACTACGCATTCAAAGTAATATATTCTTAAAATGGATAATGTGTGTTGTATATTTGAAACATTTTCCTAAATAGATTAATAAACTAACTAAGGTAAAATCTTACTCTACATCATGTTAAGGTTCATTGTTTGATGCATTTAACTTGTGTTTGAATTTCAACATAGATTTAAATTTAAattgaaaatagaaaataaaatagaaaatagaaaagaaaagaaaaaaccctCGCCTGCACAGCCTATATCATCCTCTCGGCCTAACTCCTCTGTTTCCTCCACGTCGGGCCATTACCTATGTGATAcccagtttgcaaagaagagaagttggagtttATTCTTTCTTGTTTTTTTTTGCTTCTCGTTTGGGTAGTGCACTTTTGGAGTTTGGAATTGTTGGGTAGCATTCGCTAGTAAAACAATAGAATTTTGGTTAGACTTGTGCGCCGGGATCGGGAGTTGACGCGTGAGCGAGTTGGGCCGTGGTTCTTGATCCGGCCCACTAacccccctaaccctagccgccccttcccctaattcccttccccttgtgcagccgccccccccctctctAGCCTTTGGCCGCCATCCCCTCCCCCTAATTCCCTCTCTCTTGTGCAGCAGCCCCCatcccctcaaccctagccgccacccccccctcccatctcctcctctccaagTGATGTCCTTCCTCGCCGGATCTTCTTCGTGTGGGTGCAAGTTCCGATTGGAGAATTGGTGGGGGGaaggaaggaggaaaggaggaacctaaggtgattttgtgattaactcttgtttatttgtgctgcaattcaaTCGATTAGATGTTTACGTATGCgaattggtagaggtgctgtccagaaattttgtgggtgcgcgaacagcagtagttctagcagattctgggaatttttcgtgggtaattagtgggaatcagtgggagaatcatgtagagctttttcatacctttccaacgagtacttatgtgctcgattcggagttatattttaggagatatcgctgtttgaatccgggtatgttgttgtccaaaaaaacagattttgcaGGTGGgcaaacagcagtagtattagcagtttctggggatttttcgtgggaacttagtgataatcaatatgagaatcatttagagctttgtcatacctttccaacgagtacttatgcactcgattcggagttatattttaggagatattgctgtttgaatccgggtatgttgctgtcaaaaaaaaacagatttatgcaggtgggcgaacagcagtagtattagcagtttctgggaatttttcgtgggaaattggtgataatcaatatgagaatcatgtagagccttGTCATACCTTtctaacgagtacttatgcgttcgattcggagttataatttaggagatatcgctgtttgaatccggttatgttgctgtccaaaaacagattgcagggtgtaTCTTGTAGACgagtttgggctaattagatgctggaatttaattatcatttgaatataaaacttgtgggaaattttatgtagatgcttccGTAGTTTTTGATTGATACCactgctgttataattttaaagttatgaaattatcaagcagcaccgctgcagtttggtggtgatggggagagttgtcgctcgcaacgggttggaattgtgcgtaggtgcggcgttgtttattAGCGTTTGTTATGTTGATTTGTACACTaaggtgtgtgtcaaaaacaggtggtggacttccggatcgtacttagtaccattccaaattcccggtgaaggcaagtaaatacagtgttggttgctaccgtttggtttgcatcctatgccttgtcattgagtatgcataagtattaaatgtgttaatcattgaattctatgatgaagtttatttgttcgaaagaattaattctcaattgtctaatattgaggatgatcatgatttgggaatgatatatgtggttgattcccatcttggatgaagttgaagtatctttttgaatcatgttgtatgaagtgttgtaggcatgtcatgcacatcgcatcatccatattGCATTttaaagttatgtcgtgatcttatggtccgaccgtaccggtacacttttagcatcgtacgttgcccgaggaggggtacgatgcggcttcatatccttagaggtatgaaggcagaagtcatccttgcatttgcagacatttgcactcatgaggtatatatgaagtgtgacattactatgttactattgtggtttctacctgcgaggtgtggtaactaggtgtgttgtacgttgtattcgtgctgcaccttcgtaataagaaggttgcgaAATCaaatggtggtaaaacaatgttcttatgtggttaaacagtttgttattattttacttgctgagatgtgtcatctcactcttgcattactcaatgcaggtacttgatatatgttgggaatgaggggagtagcagcacgtccactttcactctcatattAAGGCTGCCCAAGCGcatccatgatttaattagaaacttgatgtcaaaggatgtttgtttttttactagtcatgcgcactggttaattcagttcatgtcgtatgtttaactttcctttgctagccgtttaataatacttagtatgttttttttgtcatgatacatgtttatacactgttgccccctcctTTATGCTATtttgcaaaggagatgctgtcgaaattttatatacggatgtcagaagtgtagttcagtagcattccggggtgtttgtgcatTCTGggatgttacagttggtatcagaggataggctttagattctacgcaatttgaagataaatttgacacacttgcacatataggaagggtatgagttcgtatatctttcatattagtattttattgtatagatgactagaattcccttactccaaatccctttatggtttgatgggatatgtcgttaacgacttaatgcttgatatgatatgttacttctatttaatattggtttcttgatgtggttgttgctgaagttattatgcaagtgaagctactaatgtacttgttttgtatacatatcgtcatgatgtttttttatGCGATGtttttcaaatctctgagctattactatcatatatttctatatgcttgactgtggatgtttttttatGGATTTCTTTGGGTtttagtacttgtaggaccgattgtttattgagtttgtgtatagtgggtctaatccggcttggtgtggtgtgaaaacacgatataatgtagttttatcaTGTGGTTGAGTCTGATTgaatgttgggttacaacccaacttatcaatgtaatatttccatggattCAATGCTTTGTGCCTCACCCCTTTGGGCTAATAtggctacttgccaacttgatcttagagtacaagaggtttgtctccatagagcaaaggcaatgttgtaatgtttatgaaaccttgagactggtagaactcaagtgaatttgtaagatgacgtggatagataagttcaaccatgtttacatgataggttttcttattgtgtgcaaccttagcaataaatagggtgatttcaagtggattttatgtctatattatagttgaagaggcatgcatgttttccttccatggtttgtttctatagccaTGAAGGTTATGCATATTTTTTTAGttgttggaggctagtcatgtggacgatatggacaacccATTTTATATATATTTGTAATCGCCGATGATATATGGTAGTTTTATTTTTTTTGATctgttctctatgcatgcttgttgaattattatttggaccgctttatcttaaacaaagtcaatgcttaactggaagttgcttatgtttgttagtcatctatctctataatgatgtggttgttgcatcagatggagatttttttcatatgaatgatggtttgatagatcatgtatgtctactactttgaattcatcctatgacatcacgaggtagaaattgttcaagtgcaataataggaggtattgttgtatgtgaggttaatcaaggtagtttgattaggtggattgtcttattgaagtccaattactcctgttgagcatagtaacGTGTTATTGttttagtgttgaaagtaatatttatgaagcttttgcatgagtctgtatcaagaagatcattagtttttcttgttgttatccctccattgctttatgagtgttgcacattttatctcttttgagaggagaaaaAAAAGATGTTATATgtcatgagcaccatttgcttcacgtcaacaaaatagttttggagatttctattagttggattctagtgtaataacaaccatgttttatagtgcttgagatgggtatgtcaggtgttccatacattgtcgatacatggatgtttgaccttagtggcgtTAACAAACGAGGATGTTGAATttgttgattgttgtgcttagtgttctaacctatttggtagagttttatttaaagactttgtggagttgcatcccaatttggtagtggaaaatcctagtgttgattgcacctgccagtgccttgggtttcattttatattgtttttttattgttgttaatgtgttgtttggttttgggaggcattttaaattagttggatgctgaatcaggcttcacttgtctagaatgttttgtagtatgttttttcatctttccataggatgcttaatcacccGGTTTGGTCcaaacatttgagagttatgggtttcctaaAACATCCTTATTGGTGTCTGTGGCAGAATGAGTCTTTAATTTTGAAcggaagagtagacattgaagacaatataatttggtctttgttggattatgaaagttttagcaaTTTTAtgatctttccaacgagtattggtttgtaattctcattgcatataattggagttaggttgctctgaagttgttgcaccgttgtgtctgaactttagttGTCGTTATaaccaccaataaatcgaccACGTTTTGATAGTTTCATAGCCCAAAgttgggaattctctttaagcaaaactttTAGTTCTTCTCAGTACCTTTTAAATGGGcatttacttgtaattgtctgttaaatagattgggagaggtggttgtccgattataagtcgaatctctaatgtgcagtatctcaggctgagtttagctgtaggtcatgcatagttgagggctataaagataaatttgggtgcaactttattgcaaaagtcgtggacaattttcaaaacttttccaacgcgtgttcgttgtagtttaagttgagtatagcaggagttataggtttttgaattttagttgtccattgtttcaatcctatcagttt
This genomic window contains:
- the LOC542562 gene encoding glycine-rich RNA binding protein; translated protein: MAASDVEYRCFVGGLAWATDDHSLNNAFSTYGEVLESKIILDRETQRSRGFGFVTFSTEDAMRSAIEGMNGKELDGRNITVNEAQSRGGRGGGGGGYGGGRRDGGGYGGGGGGYGGGRGGYGGGGGYGGANRGGGYGNNDGNWRN